The following nucleotide sequence is from Pseudonocardia sp. C8.
CGACGTCCGGCTGGACGGCCGGCCCCGGAACAGCGGTCGACCCCAGCCATGATCGACCGTTATGGAGTGCAGCGCCCGCCTCGCGAACGCCACACTCCACAACGGTCGATCACCGGCGGTAGAGCGCCGTCAGGTCGCCGCCTGCGACTCCGGGGCAGGCGCGACCCCGTCGCGGCGCCGGGTGAGCACCGGGTACATGCCCGCGAACGCCACCACCCCGGCCACCGCGAGGACCACGGCCACCGTGCCGGCCAGAGCGGTGTAGGACCCGGTGAGCAGCAGCAACGCCGGGAGCCAGCCCGTCACCCAGCCCTGGATCGCACAGACCGCCCCGGTGTAGCGGCCGAGCCGTTCCCGCTTGAGGCCGAGCAGCAGGAAGAACAGCAGCCACAGGAACGCCCAGTACAGCCAGATGACGCCGAACCCCGGATCGGCGAACCGGGTGAAGTTCAGCCAGGAGAACACCAGCGCCGAGACGAAGACGAACAGGCAGAAGTAGCCGAGCCCCGGTGCCGTCCAGGTCGAGCGTGATGTTCAGCGCGACGTAGAGGTACGTGAACGCGAACAGGTAGAGGCCGGACGCGGCGACGATCGTGTCCGCGTCCCCGTTCGCCGTGAAGATCAGGTACGTCGGTGTGACGATCTGCAGGCCGCCGACGAAGAAGTTCATCGGTGCGGCGGACCGCGTGTCCACCCAGCCCAGCAGCATCGCCCCGTTGATGAACAGCACCGCACCGACGAACAGCAGGCCGACGGCGTCCATCGGTCAGGCCCTGGCCACCGGGACGCCCTGCCCCGGGTCGATCCGGGCCGGGCCGTCCTTGCCGGGCCGCACCTCGAAGTCGAAGATCTCGGTGGGGAGGTAGACCGTCGAGCAGGAGTTCGGGATGTCGACGACGCCCGACAACCTGCCCTCGATCGGCGCGGCACCGAGGATCATGTAGGCCTGGATGTCCGAGTAGCCGAACTGCTGCAGGTAGTCGATCGCGTGCAGGCAGGCCCGCTGGTACGACAGGTGCGAGTCGAGGTAGCGCTGCTCGCCGTCGAGGGTCACCGACGTCCCGGAGAACGCCAGCCACTCGCTGTACTGCGGGTCCGTCCGGCCCGGCATGAAGATCGCGTTCTCGGACACGCCGTACTTGTCCATGCCTCCCTTGATGACGTCGACGTGCAGGTCGATGAACCCGCCCATCTCGATCGCCCCGCAGAAGGTGATCTCGCCGTCGCCCTGCGAGAAGTGCAGGTCACCGACCGACAGCTTCGCGCCGTCGACGAACACCGGGTAGAACACGCGGCTGCCCCGGGTGAGGTTCTTGATGTCCTGGTTGCCGCCGTTCTCCCGGGGCGGCGCGGTGCGCGCACCCTCCCCGGCGACCCTGTCGAACTCGGCACCGGTGAGGCTGCCGAGGATCGCCGAGTCCGGGTTCGGCGGCAGCGCGAGCGCCGGTACCCGGTGCGGATCGGTGTCGATCAGTGCCTGCTCGCGGGCGTTCCAGGTGCGCAGCAGCTCCTGTGACGGCGCGGTCCCCATCAGTCCGGGGTGGACGATGCCGGTGAACGACACGTGCGGGACGTGCCGGGAGGTGGCCACGCCGCCGCGGAAGTCCCAGACGACCTTGTACGCGTCCGGGAACTGCTCGGTCAGGAAGCCGCCGCCGTTGCGGGTGGCGAACACACCGGTGTAGCCCCAGCCCTGACCGGCCAGCGGCCCGGAGTCCTCCTGCGGGATCGGGCCGACGTCGAGGATGTCGACGATCAGCAGGTCACCCGGCTCGACACCCTCGACGTGGATCGGCCCGGAGAGTGCGTGCACGCTCGCGAGCGGGGCGTTGAGGATGTCGTCGGCGGAGTCGTCGTTGCGGATGGCGCCGTCGAACCACTCGCGGCAGTCGACCCGGAACACGTCGCCCGGCCGGACCCGCACCTGGGCAGGGATGTCCGGGTGCCAGCGGTTGTGACCGACGATCGGCTGGTCGGTGAACTTCTTGCGGGAGTCGAGGGGGAACACGACCTCGGGCATGACGACACGACCTCTCGTGAGGTGGGTGACCCGCACCGGCCCGGCGGGACGGTGCGGAGCGCGACGGAGGGTGAAGACGCTAGGGGCGCGGCAGTCCGCGGGTGCGGGGCTCGAGCGCGGGCGCCGGGCGGGCCGGCCGGCCGGTCCCCGGCAGGGAGGTGACGACCTCCGGCTCGGTCCGCGACCGCTCGGCCCGGTCGATCACGGCCATCCGGCCGCGGTCACCGAGACCGAGCATGGGTGCGGTGATCACGCGGGGTGACGCCGTGCCGCAGCGCGGGCACGGGACCGACGCCGGGGCGGTGCCGATCGGCCGCTGCACGTCGACGGAGCCGTCGGTCGCGCAACGATACGTGTAGGTCGCCATGTCCGCCCATCCCGCACCGGAAATAGTTTCTCAGGAAATCTACTGTGGCCCGCGCATGCGTGTCAACGATTCGTGCCGTTGCTTCGACCCTCGACCGCCGGGCCTCAGTGCCGTTGCTTCGGCCCTCGACCGCCGGGCCTCAGTGCCATGCTTCGGCCCTCGACCGCCGGGCCTCAGAGCCCATGCTTCGGCCCTCGACCGCCGGGCCTCAGTGCCGTTGCTTCGGCCCTCGACCGCCGGGCCTCAGAGCTCCTGGATGACGTCCCAGGTCAGCCCGTCCGCCGCGGCGAGGAAGACCCGCTGGCGCAGGTGCCGGTCACGGACCTCGACGGTCCCGCGGGGGCTGTCGTAGGACAGGCCGTCGGACACCGCGGTCATCGGGCCCACCTCCGGCGACCCGGCCCGGCGCATCAGGGCCGTCAACAGGCGCACGCCCTCGTAGCAGGACTCGCCCAGGCTGTTGAGCACCGGCGCCTCCGGGCCGAACCGGCGGGAGTACGCCGCGGCGAAGTCCAGCCCCGCGGTGGTGGCGAGGTCCTCGAAGTAGCCGGCCGACGTCATGAGGCCGCGGGTGTTGTCGGCCCCCGAGGCGAGCAGGACGTTCTCGTCGATCAGCGAGCTGAACCGCAGGATGTCGCGGTCCATGCCGGCGGCCGCGAACGCGCGGTTGAACTCGACGGCGTCGTCGCCGATCAGCAGCATCAGCACGGCCTCGCAGCCGCTGCGCTCGACCCGGCGCAGGACGCCGTCGAACCGGCTGGTGCCCAGCGGCACGTACATCTCGTCGCAGACGGTGCCGCCGATCCGGCGCAGGTAGCGGCGCGCGGTGGCGGCCGAGCGGCGCGGCCAGACGTAGTCGTCCCCCACGATCGTCCAGCGGCGCACGCCGACGGTCTCGGCGAACCAGTCCAGCGTGGGGCCCAGCTGCAGGTCCGGGGTCTCCCCGGTGAGGAACACGCCGGGCCGGTGCTCGCCGCCCTCGTACAGCGCGGTGTAGGCATACGGGACACGGCCGTCGATCGCCGGCGCGACGGCCTCCCGGACCGCGGAGATGTGCCAGCCGGAGACGGCGTCGACACTGCCGGCCCGGACCAGGGCCGCCACCTCGCGGGCGACCTCGTCGGGCGACGCGCCGCCGTCCACCGGGAGCAGCCGCAGCTCGCGGCCCAGCACACCGCCCTCGTCGTTGATCTCCTCCATGGCCAGCGTGCCGCAGCTCTCGCAGGACGGCCCGAAGATCCCCGCCGGTCCCTGGAGCGGGATGACGAGGGCCATGGTGATCGCATCGCGCCTGCGCGCGGGTGGCAACGAGAGACGCGATGGCGCCATCCGGCTACGCTAGTGCTGATCCACCTGCGAGAGCACTGGTTCGTTCGGAGGGATAGTCGTCGTCGATGTCACCACCGGGTCCCGCTGAGACACTGCGGCTGCTCTCGATGGCCGAACGCACGGCCACCCAACGGCTCGACGAGGCCCTCCGCGCCGCCGGCGCCGACATCGACCAGTGGCGGATCCTGTCGTTGCTCGTCGCCCAGGGCGGGTGCCCGATGAACGTCGTCGCCGAGTACGCGCTGCTGCTCCCGCCGAAGTGCACCAAGCTCGTCGACCGGATGGTGTCGGCGAACCTGGTGCTGCGGCGGCCCGACGAGCTCGACCGCCGCCGGGTACTGATCTTCGCCTCGGCGCGGGGCCGGGAGGAGCTGGCCCGGTGGGACGCCGCCGTCGCCGCGGTCCGGGAGCGGTTCGACGAGGTGCTCGGCCCGGACGCGGCCGCCCTCGACGACCTGCTGCGCCGGCTCACCGTGGGGCTCCGGGTCGATCCCGCCACGGCGCCGCCTGCGGGCTGACGGCGGGTCAGCGGCGCGACTGGGACGGGGCGCACCCGTACCGCCGGCGGTAGGCCGCGGCGAACCGGCTCGCGCTCGAGAACCCCCACCGCGCGGCGACCTCGCTGACCGAAGCGCCCCGGCCGGCGTCGAGCTCGGCGCGGGCGTGCTGCAGGCGCACGTCGACGAGGTACTCGGTCGGCGAGCACCCCATCCACTCGCGGAAGCCCTCCTGCAACCGCCGGACGCTGGTCCCGGCGACCGCGGCCATGTCCGCGGCCCGCCAGGCCCGCGCCGGGTCGTCGCGCACCGCGTCCACCACCCGTGAGATCGACCGCGGACGCGCCACCGGCCCCCGCCCCGCGTCCGGGCAGCCGGCCAGCAGGAAACCGGTCGCGACCGCCCCCGCCAGCTGCTCGCGCACCACCGGCTGGTCGGCGAACAACCGCGGCTCGCGCAGGTGCGCGGCCAGGCCCCCGACGAGCGTGCGCCAGTCCCGCAGGGCACCGGAACCCAGCTCGAGCTGCTCGGGGAGCACGACCGACGTCCGGACGGGTCCGGGGCCGAGCACCCGCTCCGCCTCCCGGTCCAGCCAGGCCCGGTCGAACTTGACGCCGAGCACGGTGCAGGTGGCGTCCCAGTGGCTGATCAAGGTCGGGGTGTCCGCCCGGAACACGGTCGCCTGGCCGGACACCGAGGTGACGACGCCGTGCCGCCCACGGCTGACGAGATGGCCGGTCAGCGGCATGTTGACCTCGTAGGCACCCGGGTAGTCGCACTCCACCTGGACGTCGGCGCCCCACCCCACGTAGCCGATCAGGACCGGGCCCAGGTCGAGCGTCCGCAGCGTCAGCCGGGGCTCGCGCCGGCCGCCGGGAACGGTCAGCTCGTGCGGGAAGTACGCATTCGCCACGGCCTTCGAAACCTGTTCCCAGTCGCGGGCGGTCGCACTGCGCCGTGCGGGCATGGCGCGATTCTACCCGAATTGACGGTGGCGGAAATCTCCCGCGCGATCCGTACCGCCGCCGCGCACATCGTGTCGTCGGCGCCGATTCCGGCGATCTACCTTTCGCCTCCCGGACACCCGCGACGAGGAGGACCGTCGATGACGACGACCCGCGAC
It contains:
- a CDS encoding AmiS/UreI family transporter — encoded protein: MFSWLNFTRFADPGFGVIWLYWAFLWLLFFLLLGLKRERLGRYTGAVCAIQGWVTGWLPALLLLTGSYTALAGTVAVVLAVAGVVAFAGMYPVLTRRRDGVAPAPESQAAT
- the fmdA gene encoding formamidase, producing the protein MPEVVFPLDSRKKFTDQPIVGHNRWHPDIPAQVRVRPGDVFRVDCREWFDGAIRNDDSADDILNAPLASVHALSGPIHVEGVEPGDLLIVDILDVGPIPQEDSGPLAGQGWGYTGVFATRNGGGFLTEQFPDAYKVVWDFRGGVATSRHVPHVSFTGIVHPGLMGTAPSQELLRTWNAREQALIDTDPHRVPALALPPNPDSAILGSLTGAEFDRVAGEGARTAPPRENGGNQDIKNLTRGSRVFYPVFVDGAKLSVGDLHFSQGDGEITFCGAIEMGGFIDLHVDVIKGGMDKYGVSENAIFMPGRTDPQYSEWLAFSGTSVTLDGEQRYLDSHLSYQRACLHAIDYLQQFGYSDIQAYMILGAAPIEGRLSGVVDIPNSCSTVYLPTEIFDFEVRPGKDGPARIDPGQGVPVARA
- a CDS encoding zinc ribbon domain-containing protein, encoding MATYTYRCATDGSVDVQRPIGTAPASVPCPRCGTASPRVITAPMLGLGDRGRMAVIDRAERSRTEPEVVTSLPGTGRPARPAPALEPRTRGLPRP
- a CDS encoding substrate-binding domain-containing protein, encoding MAPSRLSLPPARRRDAITMALVIPLQGPAGIFGPSCESCGTLAMEEINDEGGVLGRELRLLPVDGGASPDEVAREVAALVRAGSVDAVSGWHISAVREAVAPAIDGRVPYAYTALYEGGEHRPGVFLTGETPDLQLGPTLDWFAETVGVRRWTIVGDDYVWPRRSAATARRYLRRIGGTVCDEMYVPLGTSRFDGVLRRVERSGCEAVLMLLIGDDAVEFNRAFAAAGMDRDILRFSSLIDENVLLASGADNTRGLMTSAGYFEDLATTAGLDFAAAYSRRFGPEAPVLNSLGESCYEGVRLLTALMRRAGSPEVGPMTAVSDGLSYDSPRGTVEVRDRHLRQRVFLAAADGLTWDVIQEL
- a CDS encoding MarR family winged helix-turn-helix transcriptional regulator, giving the protein MSPPGPAETLRLLSMAERTATQRLDEALRAAGADIDQWRILSLLVAQGGCPMNVVAEYALLLPPKCTKLVDRMVSANLVLRRPDELDRRRVLIFASARGREELARWDAAVAAVRERFDEVLGPDAAALDDLLRRLTVGLRVDPATAPPAG
- a CDS encoding AraC family transcriptional regulator, translating into MPARRSATARDWEQVSKAVANAYFPHELTVPGGRREPRLTLRTLDLGPVLIGYVGWGADVQVECDYPGAYEVNMPLTGHLVSRGRHGVVTSVSGQATVFRADTPTLISHWDATCTVLGVKFDRAWLDREAERVLGPGPVRTSVVLPEQLELGSGALRDWRTLVGGLAAHLREPRLFADQPVVREQLAGAVATGFLLAGCPDAGRGPVARPRSISRVVDAVRDDPARAWRAADMAAVAGTSVRRLQEGFREWMGCSPTEYLVDVRLQHARAELDAGRGASVSEVAARWGFSSASRFAAAYRRRYGCAPSQSRR